A part of Halobaculum sp. MBLA0143 genomic DNA contains:
- a CDS encoding anaerobic glycerol-3-phosphate dehydrogenase subunit C, translating to MTDDTSDTNETSETNGADRTTDPQPRVPDQGRDEQPAVFVPDDGTYDDTTGGDTGDASDAARPATDGGTESDSWPLGDHGPLSPDDDPLPDGSEVAADGAADPLDPGEYDPVDVFPGGDLDLREGADSCYKCTSCDTSCPVAEVDDDFPGPKFQGPEQWRLKRKEDADIDDSITGCSNCMRCDDACPSGVPLSQMHNEARGEYVTEQMDKLSREYVRNRILSNYRLFAEAASKVPRLANAVTSLPGVGWLGEKVLGVAGERDFPEFATQTFREWWQERGGAKVSNSDKRIAYFHGCYSNYNTPEVGKAVVRVFESFGYEVMVPPQKCSGTPMFANGMLSDARRHAETNVRELTDAIADGADVIASCTSCSLSLRQEYPELFDIEGIDDLAAHTYETLEYLRIHEDLDGAVADSETDTGELAYHAPCHARNQGLARQAVETFRELDGVSVTDVGDSCSGISGTYGWKAEKYEYSMEIGAEMFEEMEEAPAETGMTECPTCASQMEHGTGYEIRHPVEVLEEALVG from the coding sequence ATGACCGACGACACATCCGACACGAACGAGACGAGCGAGACGAACGGGGCAGACCGGACGACGGACCCCCAGCCGCGCGTCCCCGACCAGGGGCGGGACGAACAGCCGGCGGTGTTCGTCCCGGACGACGGGACGTACGACGACACGACCGGGGGCGACACGGGTGACGCGAGCGACGCGGCCCGACCCGCGACGGACGGCGGCACGGAGTCGGACTCGTGGCCGTTGGGCGACCACGGCCCGTTGTCGCCGGACGACGACCCGTTGCCGGACGGGAGTGAGGTCGCCGCCGACGGCGCTGCCGACCCGTTGGACCCCGGGGAGTACGACCCCGTCGACGTGTTCCCCGGCGGCGACCTCGACCTCCGAGAGGGTGCCGACTCCTGTTACAAGTGTACGTCGTGTGATACGTCCTGTCCGGTCGCGGAGGTGGACGACGACTTCCCGGGGCCGAAGTTCCAGGGGCCAGAGCAGTGGCGGCTCAAGCGCAAGGAGGACGCCGACATCGACGACTCGATCACGGGCTGTTCGAACTGTATGCGGTGTGACGACGCCTGTCCGTCCGGCGTTCCGTTGTCGCAGATGCACAACGAGGCCCGCGGGGAGTACGTCACAGAACAGATGGACAAGCTCTCCAGGGAGTACGTCCGCAACCGGATCCTCTCGAACTACCGTCTGTTCGCGGAGGCTGCGAGCAAGGTGCCGCGGCTGGCCAACGCCGTGACGAGCCTGCCGGGCGTGGGCTGGCTCGGTGAGAAGGTGTTGGGGGTCGCGGGCGAGCGCGACTTCCCGGAGTTCGCGACCCAGACGTTCCGGGAGTGGTGGCAGGAGCGTGGCGGCGCGAAGGTGTCGAACTCGGACAAACGGATCGCGTACTTCCACGGCTGTTACTCCAACTACAACACCCCGGAGGTGGGGAAGGCCGTCGTCCGAGTGTTCGAGTCGTTCGGCTACGAGGTGATGGTGCCCCCGCAGAAGTGCTCCGGCACGCCGATGTTCGCCAACGGGATGCTGTCGGACGCCCGCCGCCACGCCGAGACGAACGTCCGGGAGCTGACGGACGCCATCGCCGACGGCGCGGACGTGATCGCCTCCTGTACCTCCTGTTCGCTGTCGCTGCGTCAGGAGTACCCGGAGCTGTTCGACATCGAGGGGATCGACGACTTAGCGGCTCACACCTACGAGACGCTGGAGTACCTCCGCATCCACGAGGATCTCGACGGTGCCGTCGCCGACTCGGAGACCGACACGGGCGAACTCGCCTACCACGCCCCGTGTCACGCCCGGAACCAGGGGCTGGCCCGCCAGGCCGTCGAGACGTTCCGCGAGTTAGACGGCGTCTCCGTCACGGACGTGGGTGACTCCTGTTCGGGCATCTCCGGCACCTACGGCTGGAAGGCCGAGAAGTACGAGTACTCGATGGAGATCGGCGCCGAGATGTTCGAGGAGATGGAGGAGGCGCCCGCCGAGACCGGGATGACGGAGTGTCCCACCTGCGCGTCACAGATGGAACACGGGACGGGCTACGAGATCCGTCACCCCGTGGAGGTGTTGGAGGAGGCGCTGGTGGGGTGA
- the glpB gene encoding glycerol-3-phosphate dehydrogenase subunit GlpB, producing MAISSEVLVVGGGLAGVTAALSAARAGADVRLVSHKASTLRQASGLIDALGYVPSASAADADDDEGPLQSPYDGIDRLRADHPLSVVGSDALRAGLSTFDDATGDSYRGEHTDRNALVPTVGGTVKPTARYPASVAAGLASDARPTLIVGLRSLTGYDARVVADGLRASGVPFPVAGAEVSFAADFAVDASLTRLATALDRDEPLEDGDGAATPAREALAAAVAPHLDDAGGPGASAARVGLPAFLGDDHPEAVRTELAERLGVDVFEVPGTPPSLPGMRLEDRLYEALDEAGVRFETGNPVVGTVTDTGGDDGRVDHVLVERKNQRVPYAAESYVLATGGLVGKGVDSDREAVREPAFGCHVPHPDDRYDWFVDEPLGDQPYARFGVATDDRLRPLAADETVQYPNVHVAGATLGGADVAREKAASGVSLATGYAAGEFAADATEQST from the coding sequence GTGGCGATCAGTAGCGAGGTGCTCGTCGTCGGCGGCGGGCTGGCGGGAGTGACGGCGGCGCTGTCGGCGGCTCGCGCGGGCGCAGACGTGCGGCTGGTGTCCCACAAAGCGAGCACGCTCCGGCAGGCCTCGGGGCTGATCGACGCCCTGGGGTACGTCCCGTCGGCGTCGGCGGCCGACGCGGACGACGACGAGGGGCCGTTGCAGTCGCCGTACGACGGGATCGACCGCCTACGGGCGGACCACCCGTTGTCGGTCGTCGGGAGCGACGCGCTCCGAGCGGGGCTGTCGACGTTCGACGACGCGACCGGCGACAGCTACCGCGGCGAGCACACGGATCGGAACGCGCTCGTCCCGACGGTCGGCGGGACGGTGAAGCCGACGGCCCGTTACCCGGCCTCCGTCGCGGCCGGGCTGGCGAGCGACGCGCGGCCGACGCTGATCGTCGGGCTGCGGTCGCTGACGGGGTACGACGCCCGGGTGGTCGCCGACGGACTCCGGGCCTCGGGCGTCCCGTTCCCGGTCGCGGGCGCGGAGGTGTCGTTCGCGGCCGACTTCGCCGTCGACGCGTCGCTGACGCGGCTGGCGACCGCGTTGGACCGCGACGAGCCGTTGGAGGACGGCGACGGCGCCGCGACGCCGGCCCGGGAGGCGCTGGCGGCCGCCGTCGCACCCCACCTGGACGACGCCGGCGGTCCCGGGGCGTCGGCCGCCCGGGTCGGACTCCCGGCGTTCCTCGGCGACGACCACCCGGAGGCGGTCCGGACGGAGTTGGCCGAGCGACTGGGTGTCGACGTGTTCGAGGTGCCCGGCACGCCGCCGAGCCTCCCGGGGATGCGCCTGGAAGACCGGCTGTACGAGGCGTTAGACGAGGCGGGCGTGCGGTTCGAGACCGGCAACCCGGTCGTCGGGACGGTGACGGACACCGGCGGCGACGACGGCCGGGTCGACCACGTCCTGGTGGAGCGGAAGAACCAACGCGTGCCGTACGCGGCGGAGTCGTACGTTCTGGCGACCGGCGGGCTCGTGGGTAAGGGGGTCGACAGCGACCGCGAGGCGGTGCGGGAGCCGGCGTTCGGCTGTCACGTCCCCCACCCGGACGACCGGTACGACTGGTTCGTCGACGAGCCGTTGGGCGACCAGCCGTACGCCCGGTTCGGCGTGGCGACGGACGACCGCCTCCGGCCGCTCGCGGCAGACGAGACGGTACAGTACCCCAACGTCCACGTCGCCGGCGCGACGCTCGGCGGCGCGGACGTGGCCAGAGAGAAGGCGGCCAGCGGCGTCTCGCTGGCGACCGGCTACGCGGCCGGCGAGTTCGCCGCCGACGCCACGGAGCAGTCAACATGA